The sequence below is a genomic window from Desulfomonile tiedjei.
AATTGATCGAGGTCGTTTTGGGCGTTTGGGACAGCGCTTCGATAAAGGATGCCGTTGGCAATCGGAATGTGGCGGGCGCGGCCCGCCCTACGCGTGTGCGAGGCGCCTCCTGCAGGACGGGCCGCGCCCGCCATTCTTCGAGAAATGTGCCTCAGTGCACCCACCTCGGAATTATTTTGCGCGAACGAAAGCATCTGCAAGAACCTAGTAAGGGAGGCTTTCAGAATATGACGGAAACTGAGAAACTCTACGAAATGCTGCGGAAAGTGCAGGAACCCAAGGGGTACTATTTCAACAAGGACAAGGAAAAGGTATTCGAACTCCTTGACGGGCTTTTGATAAACAAACAACGGTACGGTTACATGTGCTGTCCCTGCAGGCTCGCTTCAAACAGCCGCGAGAACGACAAAGATATCATCTGCCCGTGCGTGTATAGAACCCCGGATGTGGCAGAATACGGAAGCTGCTACTGCAATCTCTACGTCTCGCAGGAATGGAACGACGAAAAGGTACCCCACGCCTACGTTCCCGAACGCCGCCCGCCCGAGAAATTCGTTTTTTGAAGAGAAGATTCTGGGGAGGAACCTTTTTACAAAAAGGTTCTCCCCGCATTTCCTCGCCTCCGGCTACTTGGGGGCGCAGAATTTGTTGAAGCGGTCTTCGACTTTTTTCCAGTTGATGATTTTTGCGAAGTTATCGACGTATTCAGGCCGTCGGTTCTGGTATTTCAGGTAATAAGCGTGTTCCCAGACATCGCACACCATGAGCGGCATAGCGCCCCAGCTCGTGAGGTCCTGGTGTTTTTCCGACTGCATGATTATGAGTCGTTGGCTGAAGGGCTCCCAGGCGAGGATTCCCCAGCCTGATGCTTCCACCGCTTTGGACGCGGCGGCAAATTGTTTCCAGAAGGTGTCGAACGAACCGAAATCCCTGTTAATCATCTCGGCAAGCTTGCCTGTGGGAGTTCCCCCGGCTTTGGGACCGATGGTGTCGAAGTAAAGCCAGTGCAGGACCACCCCGGAACCATTAAACGCAAGGTCACGGCTCAATGCCTTGATAGCTTCGAAATTGCCAGTTTCTCTCGCCTTGGCCAGTTTATCGATGGTCGCGTTGAGCCCGTCAACATAGGCCGCGAAATGTTTGTCGTGGTGGATGGTTACGGTCTCTTTGTCGATCACGGGTTCCAGGGCCTCCGGAGGGTAGGGCAGCGGCGGCAATTTGTGGGCAAAGACTTGGGATGCCTCCTTTCCGGTTGCAGCCAGCGCGGGCGAACCGATCAGGCTGGAAATAACTCCGATTGTGGCAGCCACTCCCGCGCCTGCAATCACTTCACGTCTGCTAAATTCATTCCCCATGTAGTCCTCTCTTTCTTTGTAGTAAATGTTCCTAATGCATTAAGGATTTATGCCCAATTGACGGCTGACACTAATGATCTGGTGATACCAAATCCACATTGCATACAAAGATCTCCCCCTCCTGTTATTTTATGTGAATATTGGCGGCTGGAGTCAACCCGTTTGGTTGGCTAGGCCGCATTCAGACGAGAAGATGTGGTAGCTGCCGGATCGTATAGTGTTTCAACCGTGACGGCTGGCCATTTTCCTTCCCTTCTTACCAAGAAAAGGACATATCCTGAGGTAGGATTGCCAACGCCGCGGCCCCTGAACGAGTCATCTCGTTTCCAGTAGGCAGGGTTGCAAGCAATTCAAGATTGACGAGAACTTGCCTTTGGAGTTCGCCGAGGCACTCCGCTCGGCGAACATGATGCCATCAGGATTTTGGAAGAAGAGAGGGGCGGCGAGTGCTATGCGATGGCCGGAGCCGATTCGGGATGGGAACTGCCCATTTGCTCACTGTGCCTTCTGCAAGACATAGATGACCCATGGCGCTATGCTTGTTTCATTCACCCATTCATATGGCTCATTCTCTTTCGCTAAGGGTTGGAACGTCTTCACCGCTTCTAGTCCCGCCATCTGGTACACTTCTTGGTACGCTTCGTCTTTCCACAAGATATCTTCCACCGGCCGTTGATCCCCAACGTCAGTCATCACAATTTTGACTTTGTCCCCACTTTGTGCATAGAGGTTCTGTGGGAAGTCCTTAGTTGTAAAAGACGCCCACTCATGGGTATAAATCTGCGGTGAAGAGACAAGGTTCACTATTCGCCCCTTCGTCGTCAATAATCTCCCCATTTCTTTGCAGCATTTCACCTTTTGGTCCATGGTGGGAATGTTGTCAAACGTGAATACAGACAGAATCAGATCGCAGGCCTTGTCTTGGAATTGGCTCAAGTCACCGTCCGCAACGAGACAGTACTTCCCTTGATCATCCAGCTCGCGCGCCTTTTTTAGCATGTCCTCAGCTATATCTACACCAATCGTTTCAAATCCTAATTTCCCCAGAAACCTCGTTGAGCGCCCCGTGCCGCACCCGAAATCCATGGCCTTTCTTCCTGAAACGTGTTCCATGATGATTTCCGGTAGATCTCGGTACGCC
It includes:
- a CDS encoding methyltransferase domain-containing protein; the protein is MGFVNVYEDPQRAKAYAELEFPGTYYLAYRDLPEIIMEHVSGRKAMDFGCGTGRSTRFLGKLGFETIGVDIAEDMLKKARELDDQGKYCLVADGDLSQFQDKACDLILSVFTFDNIPTMDQKVKCCKEMGRLLTTKGRIVNLVSSPQIYTHEWASFTTKDFPQNLYAQSGDKVKIVMTDVGDQRPVEDILWKDEAYQEVYQMAGLEAVKTFQPLAKENEPYEWVNETSIAPWVIYVLQKAQ
- a CDS encoding superoxide dismutase, which translates into the protein MGNEFSRREVIAGAGVAATIGVISSLIGSPALAATGKEASQVFAHKLPPLPYPPEALEPVIDKETVTIHHDKHFAAYVDGLNATIDKLAKARETGNFEAIKALSRDLAFNGSGVVLHWLYFDTIGPKAGGTPTGKLAEMINRDFGSFDTFWKQFAAASKAVEASGWGILAWEPFSQRLIIMQSEKHQDLTSWGAMPLMVCDVWEHAYYLKYQNRRPEYVDNFAKIINWKKVEDRFNKFCAPK
- a CDS encoding ferredoxin:thioredoxin reductase, encoding MTETEKLYEMLRKVQEPKGYYFNKDKEKVFELLDGLLINKQRYGYMCCPCRLASNSRENDKDIICPCVYRTPDVAEYGSCYCNLYVSQEWNDEKVPHAYVPERRPPEKFVF